The following are from one region of the Lacinutrix sp. Bg11-31 genome:
- a CDS encoding branched-chain amino acid aminotransferase, translating to MGNITKDQVEIIKAKNSKIDSIDFNNLAFGQVFSDHMLTCDYKDGKWQQPKIEPFAPITLMPSAKIFHYGQSIFEGMKAYKDANDDVLLFRPMDNVKRLNISAKRLCIPEIPENYFMEGLKALLDLEKDWIPTKEGSSLYLRPFVFATGEGFHASPADEYKFIIACAPSGPYFSGKVKVLIEETYSRSANGGVGFAKAGGNYAGQFYPTQLAKDKGYQQVIWTDDTSHEYIEEAGAMNVFIRINDTLITSPVSDRILDGITRKSILDIAKAEGINTEVRKIKVSELVEAAKNGSLKEIFGAGTAAVISPISGFGFRDSDFDLPELKDTYASKLKARIVAIQTNKTEDPFGWRVKI from the coding sequence ATGGGAAACATAACTAAAGATCAAGTAGAAATTATAAAAGCAAAAAACTCTAAAATTGATAGTATCGATTTTAACAATCTTGCTTTTGGTCAAGTATTTTCAGATCACATGCTAACATGCGATTATAAGGATGGGAAATGGCAACAACCAAAAATTGAGCCTTTTGCACCTATTACGTTAATGCCTTCAGCAAAGATTTTTCATTACGGACAATCTATTTTTGAAGGTATGAAAGCCTATAAAGACGCTAATGATGATGTGCTTTTATTTCGCCCAATGGATAACGTAAAACGTTTAAACATTTCGGCAAAGCGCTTATGTATTCCAGAAATTCCTGAAAACTATTTTATGGAAGGTTTAAAAGCCCTTTTAGACTTAGAAAAAGATTGGATTCCTACTAAAGAAGGAAGCTCTTTATACCTTAGACCTTTTGTTTTTGCTACTGGAGAAGGTTTCCACGCGTCTCCTGCAGACGAGTATAAATTTATTATTGCTTGTGCACCTTCTGGACCTTATTTTTCTGGAAAAGTAAAAGTTTTAATCGAAGAAACATATTCGCGTTCCGCAAATGGTGGTGTTGGTTTTGCTAAAGCTGGTGGTAATTATGCTGGACAATTTTACCCAACACAATTAGCGAAAGACAAAGGATATCAACAAGTAATCTGGACAGACGATACATCTCACGAATACATTGAAGAAGCTGGTGCAATGAATGTTTTTATACGTATTAACGATACATTAATTACCTCTCCTGTAAGCGACAGAATTCTTGATGGAATTACTAGAAAAAGTATTTTAGATATCGCTAAAGCGGAAGGCATAAACACTGAGGTAAGAAAAATAAAAGTTAGCGAACTTGTTGAAGCTGCTAAAAACGGAAGTTTAAAAGAAATTTTTGGTGCTGGAACAGCAGCTGTAATTTCTCCTATTTCTGGTTTTGGTTTTAGAGATTCAGATTTCGATTTACCAGAATTAAAAGACACTTACGCTAGTAAATTAAAAGCGCGTATTGTGGCAATACAAACTAATAAAACCGAAGATCCTTTTGGATGGAGAGTTAAAATTTAG
- a CDS encoding DUF4920 domain-containing protein, protein MRKVVLALAVVFSIVACKEAKKEEAVEVVKEMAVNYKSFGEAIIADDAVDAKSMAEHYKAMNVGDSINSKMIAKVDEVCQAKGCWMKLDLDNGEQVMVKFKDYGFFMPKNIAGQEVIINGKAYVNEVPVEELRHYAEDAGKSSEEIALITESKKTYSFEADGVLLVEE, encoded by the coding sequence ATGAGAAAAGTAGTATTAGCACTAGCTGTTGTTTTTAGTATTGTAGCTTGTAAAGAAGCTAAAAAAGAAGAAGCTGTTGAGGTAGTTAAAGAAATGGCTGTTAATTACAAGTCGTTTGGAGAAGCAATTATTGCAGACGATGCTGTTGATGCAAAATCTATGGCAGAACATTATAAAGCAATGAATGTTGGAGATAGTATAAACAGCAAAATGATAGCAAAAGTAGACGAGGTTTGCCAAGCAAAAGGTTGCTGGATGAAATTAGATTTAGACAATGGTGAACAAGTTATGGTTAAGTTTAAAGATTATGGTTTTTTTATGCCTAAAAACATTGCAGGACAAGAAGTAATTATAAACGGTAAAGCGTATGTAAACGAAGTGCCTGTAGAAGAGTTACGTCATTATGCTGAAGATGCTGGTAAATCTAGCGAAGAAATTGCGTTAATTACAGAGTCTAAAAAAACATACTCTTTTGAGGCTGATGGTGTTTTATTAGTAGAAGAATAA
- the mnmD gene encoding tRNA (5-methylaminomethyl-2-thiouridine)(34)-methyltransferase MnmD — MERKIIITDDGSTTIHIPEWNEQYHSTHGAIQEAKHVYLEHGLAYFCASEGYMKQSQISILEIGFGTGLNAFLTAIKAKELNLNCNYVGVEGFPISKEELKALNYSEVLKHENTFNAIHDSEWESSFTISENFNLKKQQKQFSGITDKNKFDIVYFDAFGPRVQPELWTEAIFKSMYEAMKPNGVLVTYCAQGHARRAMISVGFTVEKVKGPPGKRHMLRAVKL, encoded by the coding sequence TTGGAACGTAAAATAATAATTACAGACGATGGTTCTACAACTATCCACATACCAGAGTGGAACGAGCAATATCATTCTACACATGGAGCAATACAAGAGGCTAAGCATGTTTATTTAGAACATGGCTTAGCCTATTTTTGTGCTTCAGAAGGCTACATGAAACAGTCTCAAATTTCTATTTTAGAAATAGGTTTCGGTACAGGTTTAAATGCTTTTTTAACAGCGATTAAAGCCAAAGAGTTAAACTTGAATTGTAATTATGTTGGTGTAGAAGGTTTTCCTATTTCTAAAGAAGAATTAAAAGCTTTAAACTATTCTGAAGTACTAAAGCATGAAAATACTTTTAATGCTATTCATGATAGTGAATGGGAAAGTAGTTTTACTATCTCTGAAAATTTCAATCTTAAAAAACAACAGAAGCAGTTTTCTGGGATAACAGATAAAAATAAGTTTGATATTGTTTATTTCGATGCCTTTGGGCCAAGAGTACAACCAGAGTTATGGACAGAGGCTATTTTTAAAAGCATGTACGAAGCCATGAAGCCAAATGGTGTGTTAGTTACGTATTGCGCTCAAGGTCATGCTAGACGCGCTATGATTTCGGTTGGTTTTACTGTAGAGAAAGTAAAAGGTCCTCCAGGAAAACGACACATGTTGAGAGCTGTTAAATTATAG
- a CDS encoding TIGR01777 family oxidoreductase, protein MRVLITGATGLIGTEIVKKCHNNGIAVNYLTTSKSKKENTASYQGFYWNPSKAEIDVNCVKDVDVIIHLVGSSISKRWTEANKQVMISSRLETTALLHETVKNNPNNIKQIISASAIGYYPDSLTNYYTEEEKQISDSFLGKVVQEWEQAVDAFKTLNITVSKIRIGIVFSKKGGAFPQLAKPIKLGVGAAMGSGEQWMSWIHLKDLTNIFLHVLEHKLEGVYNGVAPNPVTNQAVTKAIARQLKMPLILPNIPKFAMKFVLGEMHTLLFESQRVCSKKIEKTGFEFEYVNLELALEELV, encoded by the coding sequence ATGCGAGTACTTATTACAGGAGCAACAGGTCTAATTGGAACTGAAATTGTAAAAAAATGTCATAATAATGGCATTGCGGTTAATTACTTAACAACAAGTAAATCTAAAAAAGAAAACACTGCTAGTTATCAAGGCTTTTATTGGAATCCTAGTAAAGCCGAAATTGATGTTAACTGTGTAAAAGATGTAGATGTTATTATTCATTTAGTAGGATCTAGTATCTCTAAACGTTGGACAGAAGCTAACAAACAGGTTATGATTAGTAGTAGGCTAGAAACTACAGCTTTACTACATGAAACAGTTAAAAACAATCCTAATAACATAAAACAAATTATTTCTGCAAGCGCTATTGGTTATTATCCAGACTCTCTAACTAACTACTATACTGAGGAAGAAAAACAAATTAGCGATTCTTTTCTTGGTAAAGTTGTGCAAGAATGGGAGCAAGCAGTAGACGCTTTTAAAACCTTAAATATTACCGTTTCTAAAATAAGAATTGGTATTGTGTTTTCTAAAAAAGGAGGTGCTTTTCCACAATTAGCAAAACCAATTAAGCTTGGAGTAGGAGCTGCAATGGGAAGTGGTGAGCAATGGATGTCTTGGATTCATTTAAAAGATTTAACAAACATATTCCTTCATGTTCTAGAACATAAATTAGAAGGTGTTTATAATGGTGTTGCACCAAATCCTGTAACAAATCAAGCAGTTACAAAAGCTATTGCAAGGCAACTAAAAATGCCGTTAATTTTGCCAAACATTCCAAAATTCGCTATGAAATTTGTGCTTGGTGAAATGCATACTCTTTTATTTGAAAGCCAGCGTGTGTGTTCTAAAAAGATTGAGAAAACTGGTTTTGAGTTTGAATATGTTAATTTAGAATTGGCTTTAGAGGAGTTGGTGTAG
- a CDS encoding YceI family protein, translated as MKKQVLNILTVLALGLAVVGCKKGTEANTSEAEAAATSESNSVKYVANITESTIEWKGFKPTGTHNGTINLDSGIFSVTDDVLQSGTFIIDMTSINTTDLEGDQKANLDAHLKGTVEGKEGDFFNVAKFPNAAFEITGTAVENGKTMISGNLALKGNKNNITFPATVTNTGDIMTITSDAFTIDRTKWSINYGSKSIFDNLGDKFINDEMELKISITAKKS; from the coding sequence ATGAAAAAACAAGTATTAAATATTTTAACTGTACTAGCCTTAGGTCTTGCAGTTGTAGGATGTAAGAAAGGAACAGAAGCAAATACAAGTGAAGCAGAAGCTGCAGCAACTAGCGAAAGTAATTCTGTAAAGTATGTTGCAAATATAACAGAATCTACTATTGAGTGGAAAGGCTTTAAACCAACAGGAACACATAATGGTACAATAAATTTAGATAGTGGTATCTTTTCTGTAACTGATGATGTTTTACAAAGCGGAACGTTTATTATAGATATGACTTCTATTAACACTACAGATTTAGAAGGTGACCAAAAAGCAAATCTTGATGCGCACTTAAAAGGTACTGTTGAAGGTAAAGAAGGTGACTTTTTTAACGTTGCAAAATTTCCAAATGCTGCTTTTGAAATTACAGGAACTGCTGTTGAAAATGGAAAAACAATGATATCTGGTAATTTAGCTTTAAAAGGAAATAAAAATAACATTACTTTTCCTGCTACAGTTACTAATACTGGAGACATTATGACTATTACTAGTGATGCTTTTACTATTGATAGAACAAAATGGTCTATAAACTATGGTTCTAAAAGTATCTTTGATAACCTTGGAGACAAGTTTATTAATGATGAAATGGAATTAAAAATTTCTATTACAGCTAAAAAGTCTTAA
- a CDS encoding nucleotide exchange factor GrpE, with product MSKAKDIKEDIIEEQVEATINEETVEVEELSTEDRLNKELGQEKDKFLRLFAEFENYKKRTSKERVELFKTAGKDVMVSMLPVLDDFERALLHIEDDKEAEELRKGVVLIYQKLLTTLSQKGLAAMEVKKGDVFDSEIHQAITQVPAPSKDLKGKIIDVVEKGYLLGETVIRFPKVVIGQ from the coding sequence ATGAGCAAAGCAAAAGATATAAAAGAAGATATAATCGAAGAGCAAGTAGAAGCTACAATAAACGAAGAAACTGTTGAAGTTGAAGAGTTGTCTACAGAAGACAGGCTTAATAAAGAACTAGGTCAAGAAAAAGACAAGTTTTTAAGATTGTTTGCCGAATTCGAAAATTATAAAAAAAGAACATCTAAAGAACGTGTTGAGTTATTTAAAACAGCAGGTAAAGATGTCATGGTGTCAATGTTACCCGTTTTAGACGATTTCGAACGTGCTTTATTACATATCGAAGACGATAAAGAAGCCGAAGAATTAAGAAAAGGTGTGGTATTAATATACCAAAAACTGTTAACCACTTTAAGTCAAAAAGGTTTAGCTGCAATGGAAGTGAAGAAAGGAGATGTTTTCGATTCGGAAATTCACCAAGCCATCACACAAGTACCAGCGCCAAGTAAAGATTTAAAAGGGAAGATTATAGATGTTGTTGAAAAAGGTTATTTACTTGGAGAAACAGTAATTCGTTTTCCAAAAGTAGTTATTGGACAATAA
- the dnaJ gene encoding molecular chaperone DnaJ produces MAKKDYYETLGISKGATAAEIKKGYRKKAIEFHPDKNPDDATAEAKFKEAAEAYEVLSDDNKKARYDQYGHQAFEGGGGFGGGGRGGMNMDDIFSQFGDIFGGGGGGFSGFGGGGFGGGQQRRVKGSNLRIRVKLTLEEIANGVEKKIKVKRKIQAEGTTYQTCGTCNGAGQVTRVTNTILGRMQTASPCPTCGGAGQTIDKKPAGADGQGLIVNEETISVKIPAGVVDGMQLKVTGKGNDAPGNGIAGDLLVAIEELDHETLQREGDNLHYDLYVSLPDAILGASKEIDTVTGKVRIKVEAGLQSGKILRLRGKGIPSINGYGKGDLLVHVNVWTPKTLNKEQSAFFEKMKDDEHFLPKPERSDKSFFEKVKDMFS; encoded by the coding sequence ATGGCAAAGAAAGATTATTACGAAACATTAGGCATTAGTAAAGGTGCTACAGCTGCTGAAATAAAAAAAGGTTATAGAAAGAAAGCTATCGAGTTTCATCCAGATAAAAACCCAGACGATGCAACTGCCGAAGCTAAATTTAAAGAAGCTGCCGAAGCTTACGAAGTTTTAAGCGACGACAATAAAAAAGCACGTTACGACCAGTATGGTCACCAAGCCTTCGAAGGCGGTGGTGGTTTTGGTGGAGGCGGAAGAGGAGGCATGAATATGGACGACATATTTAGCCAATTTGGAGATATCTTTGGTGGAGGTGGTGGAGGCTTCTCTGGTTTTGGAGGTGGCGGTTTTGGTGGAGGCCAACAACGTCGCGTAAAAGGAAGCAACTTACGTATTCGCGTAAAATTAACACTAGAGGAAATTGCCAATGGTGTTGAGAAAAAAATAAAAGTTAAACGTAAAATTCAAGCAGAAGGCACTACATACCAAACCTGTGGAACTTGTAATGGTGCAGGTCAAGTTACTAGAGTTACAAATACCATTTTAGGTCGTATGCAAACTGCAAGTCCATGTCCTACTTGTGGAGGAGCAGGACAAACTATAGACAAAAAGCCAGCAGGAGCAGATGGACAAGGTTTAATTGTAAATGAGGAAACTATTTCTGTTAAAATTCCAGCTGGAGTTGTAGATGGAATGCAGCTTAAAGTAACTGGTAAAGGAAACGATGCGCCAGGAAATGGAATTGCAGGAGATTTATTAGTGGCTATAGAAGAGCTAGATCATGAAACTTTACAGCGTGAAGGTGATAACTTGCATTACGATTTATATGTAAGTTTACCAGATGCTATTTTAGGTGCTTCTAAAGAAATTGATACTGTTACTGGAAAAGTGCGTATTAAAGTAGAGGCAGGTTTGCAATCTGGAAAGATTTTACGCTTACGCGGAAAAGGGATTCCAAGTATAAATGGTTATGGTAAAGGAGATTTATTAGTACATGTAAATGTATGGACACCAAAAACATTGAATAAAGAACAGTCAGCATTTTTTGAAAAAATGAAAGACGACGAACATTTTTTACCTAAACCAGAAAGAAGCGACAAATCGTTTTTTGAAAAGGTGAAAGATATGTTTTCATAA
- a CDS encoding ABC transporter ATP-binding protein, which produces MSNLLEAQSVSKNFGDFTALNNVSIAVEKGSIFGLLGPNGAGKTTLIRIINQITMPDKGQVLLDGEPLQRHHIQNIGYLPEERGLYKTMKVGEQALYLAQLKGLDKAEAKKRLLEWFERLEIGDWWNKKIQELSKGMAQKIQFVVTVLHQPKLLIFDEPFSGFDPINADIIKNEILRLREEGATVIFSTHRMESVEELCDHIALIHKSNKILDGNLNDIKRQYKSNTFEVGITTDNALELQRSLSDKFIVSPAEFKSLNNELKLNVKLSENESANQLLNYLTTKGEVSHFLEVIPSASDIFIQAVKNN; this is translated from the coding sequence ATGAGTAACTTATTAGAGGCACAATCGGTTTCTAAAAATTTTGGTGATTTCACAGCACTTAACAACGTTTCTATTGCTGTAGAAAAAGGAAGCATATTTGGATTGCTTGGTCCAAATGGAGCAGGAAAAACCACTTTAATTCGTATTATTAATCAAATTACAATGCCAGACAAAGGTCAAGTGCTTTTAGATGGCGAGCCTTTGCAGAGGCATCACATACAAAATATTGGTTATTTGCCAGAAGAACGTGGCTTATATAAAACAATGAAAGTTGGTGAACAGGCTCTATACTTGGCGCAACTTAAAGGGTTAGATAAAGCTGAAGCTAAAAAGCGTTTGTTAGAATGGTTCGAAAGATTAGAGATTGGAGATTGGTGGAACAAGAAAATTCAAGAGTTATCTAAAGGAATGGCTCAAAAAATTCAGTTTGTAGTAACAGTATTGCATCAGCCAAAATTATTAATTTTCGATGAACCTTTTTCAGGTTTCGACCCTATTAATGCAGACATCATTAAAAATGAAATTCTAAGACTTAGAGAGGAAGGTGCAACGGTTATTTTTTCTACGCACAGAATGGAATCTGTTGAAGAGTTGTGCGATCATATTGCATTAATACATAAATCTAATAAAATTTTAGATGGCAATCTTAATGACATTAAAAGGCAGTATAAGTCTAATACTTTCGAGGTAGGTATTACTACAGATAATGCTTTAGAACTACAGCGCTCGCTTTCCGATAAGTTTATAGTGTCTCCAGCAGAATTCAAATCATTAAATAATGAGTTGAAACTTAATGTAAAGCTTTCGGAAAACGAATCTGCAAATCAATTATTAAATTATCTAACCACAAAAGGCGAGGTGTCTCATTTTTTAGAAGTGATACCAAGTGCTAGCGATATTTTTATTCAAGCTGTAAAGAATAATTAA
- a CDS encoding ABC transporter permease translates to MNHLPLIIKREYLTKVRNKAFIVMTFLSPLIMIGLFSLVAYLSQLNNAKQKNITVLDESGQIESIFTDKETVKYTILKNVTLESAKTIVEEQESYGLLYISDFITTVGSFQEDEKRNVDVAFYSEETPSVTIISALEVKVEKRLKELNLEKKGVDQAILKDAEVSITIDQENFTGEKTSKVDSVVKLIFGGAAGYLLFMFIIIYGNMIMRSVIEEKTSRIIEVIISSVKPIQLMLGKIIGTTLAGITQFGIWLILGSILSVIAALVFDIDFSQVNTPQQELVTQAIQNPDGNANMQLFISAFLNMPLANLIIAFILFFVSGYLLYSSLYAAIGAAVDNETDTQQFMLPIIMPLILAVYVGGFTVIEDPHGTVATVFSFIPFTSPVVMLMRIPFGVPIWQQILSLLILIGTFMFTIWMASKIYRVGILMYGKKPTYRELLKWIKY, encoded by the coding sequence ATGAATCATTTACCACTAATAATAAAACGTGAGTACTTAACTAAAGTGAGAAATAAAGCCTTTATAGTTATGACTTTTTTGAGTCCTTTAATTATGATAGGACTCTTTTCTTTAGTTGCGTATTTATCCCAATTAAATAATGCAAAACAAAAGAATATCACTGTTTTAGACGAATCTGGACAAATTGAATCTATTTTCACAGATAAAGAAACTGTAAAGTATACCATTTTAAAAAATGTAACTTTAGAGAGTGCAAAAACAATTGTAGAAGAACAGGAAAGTTACGGATTACTTTATATTTCAGACTTTATAACCACTGTTGGAAGTTTTCAGGAAGATGAAAAAAGGAATGTTGATGTTGCTTTTTATTCAGAAGAAACACCTTCTGTTACTATTATTTCTGCATTAGAAGTAAAAGTAGAAAAACGTTTAAAAGAACTTAACCTTGAGAAAAAAGGCGTAGATCAGGCCATTTTAAAAGATGCAGAAGTTAGTATAACTATAGATCAAGAAAATTTTACAGGAGAAAAAACATCTAAAGTAGATAGTGTTGTAAAACTAATTTTTGGAGGTGCAGCTGGTTATTTGCTTTTCATGTTTATTATAATTTATGGAAACATGATTATGCGTTCTGTAATTGAAGAGAAAACGAGCAGAATAATTGAGGTTATTATTTCTTCGGTTAAGCCTATACAATTAATGTTGGGTAAAATTATTGGTACTACACTTGCAGGAATTACACAGTTTGGTATTTGGCTAATTTTAGGTAGTATTTTATCGGTTATAGCAGCATTGGTTTTCGATATTGATTTCTCGCAAGTCAATACACCACAACAAGAACTAGTAACACAGGCCATACAAAATCCCGATGGAAATGCAAATATGCAATTATTTATAAGCGCCTTTTTAAATATGCCACTAGCAAATTTAATAATAGCCTTTATCTTGTTTTTTGTTAGCGGTTATCTATTATATAGCTCTTTGTACGCAGCTATTGGTGCAGCAGTAGACAATGAAACAGATACACAACAATTTATGCTGCCTATAATTATGCCTTTAATTTTAGCAGTATATGTTGGAGGTTTTACGGTTATAGAAGATCCTCATGGAACAGTAGCAACGGTATTTTCTTTTATACCATTTACGTCTCCAGTTGTTATGTTAATGCGAATTCCTTTTGGAGTCCCAATTTGGCAACAAATACTATCTTTGTTAATATTAATTGGTACATTTATGTTTACCATTTGGATGGCTTCAAAAATATATAGAGTTGGTATATTAATGTATGGTAAAAAGCCAACATACAGAGAGCTTTTAAAATGGATTAAATATTAA
- a CDS encoding mechanosensitive ion channel family protein: MQEKVKDQIEDTVEELGEAITESSIWEKFVDFLNFKLHTFTDGNGLETGALKVKYFLLIIVILIFTTYALRWLKKLLTRKMPENDKAKFTTVFSFARWLIYIVVFLVALSSLGIDVTAVFAASAALLIGVGLALQTLFQDIISGVFILVDQSVHVGDIIEIEGKVGRVEEIKLRTTRAVTIDNKVLIIPNHLYLANSLYNWTQNGSSTRESVDVGVAYGSDVVLVKKLLLQAAASSKLVFKQPAPAVVFMDFGESSLDFRIAFTIQDSFNARIPKSEVRFAIYKLFNEHNISIPFPQRDIHVIQKGEENIQLKMNSKKQ, encoded by the coding sequence ATGCAGGAAAAAGTTAAAGATCAAATTGAGGATACTGTCGAAGAACTAGGAGAGGCTATTACTGAAAGTTCTATATGGGAAAAATTTGTAGATTTTTTAAATTTTAAATTACATACGTTTACAGATGGTAACGGTTTAGAAACAGGGGCTTTAAAAGTAAAGTACTTTTTACTAATTATAGTAATACTTATTTTTACCACCTATGCTTTACGTTGGTTAAAGAAGTTACTAACACGTAAAATGCCAGAGAATGACAAAGCAAAATTTACAACTGTATTTTCCTTTGCTAGATGGTTAATTTATATTGTTGTTTTTTTAGTAGCCTTGAGCTCTTTAGGAATAGATGTTACGGCAGTTTTTGCAGCTTCTGCAGCCTTATTAATAGGTGTTGGTTTAGCTTTGCAAACGTTATTTCAGGATATAATTTCAGGTGTTTTTATTTTAGTAGATCAATCTGTTCATGTAGGTGATATTATTGAAATTGAAGGAAAGGTAGGTAGAGTAGAAGAAATAAAATTACGAACCACAAGAGCTGTTACAATAGATAATAAGGTATTAATAATACCAAATCATTTGTATTTAGCGAATAGCCTATATAATTGGACACAAAATGGATCTTCCACCAGAGAATCTGTAGATGTTGGAGTTGCCTATGGTAGTGACGTCGTGTTAGTTAAAAAGTTATTGTTACAAGCAGCAGCTTCATCAAAATTAGTTTTTAAGCAACCAGCACCTGCTGTTGTGTTTATGGATTTTGGAGAAAGCTCTTTAGATTTTAGAATAGCTTTTACTATACAAGATAGTTTTAATGCTAGGATTCCTAAAAGTGAAGTGCGTTTTGCTATCTATAAATTATTTAATGAGCATAATATTAGTATTCCGTTTCCACAACGCGATATACACGTTATTCAAAAAGGTGAGGAGAATATTCAATTAAAAATGAATTCGAAAAAACAGTAA
- a CDS encoding DUF6268 family outer membrane beta-barrel protein — MQNQPAKYIVIVFFIMTFQSTFAQLTDLARLEYSYIPKGNSEDSFNRFRGLVNYPIETKENCYLVIGGEYSRIALNIEDNYPFNTSNLRRLHIMDLNVGYTFKLKSGWRLGAKISPRIASTLTHKLSSNDLFLNGGIYAINDRTKDESKNKPYRLILGLTYNSTTGIPLPLPFISYYRRVNEQWSFNLGVPKTNVKYFFSEHSILQTFVGIDGYFANIQDTITIEGKEVDNISLSVILAGLGYEYCFTDHLIWYAYSGYTLSMNNRLRDKNRDEVYKLDNKNTFYLRTGIKFKI, encoded by the coding sequence ATGCAAAATCAACCAGCTAAGTATATTGTAATCGTTTTTTTTATAATGACGTTTCAAAGCACGTTTGCTCAGCTCACAGATTTAGCACGTTTAGAGTATTCTTATATCCCAAAAGGAAATTCTGAAGATAGTTTTAATAGATTTAGAGGCTTAGTTAATTATCCAATTGAAACAAAAGAAAACTGTTATCTAGTAATTGGAGGAGAATATAGTAGAATAGCTCTTAATATAGAAGATAATTACCCATTTAACACTTCGAACTTAAGACGCTTGCACATAATGGATTTAAATGTAGGTTATACTTTTAAACTAAAGAGTGGTTGGCGTTTAGGAGCAAAAATTTCACCTAGAATAGCGTCTACATTAACACACAAATTATCTAGTAACGACCTCTTTTTAAATGGAGGTATTTATGCGATAAATGATAGAACAAAAGACGAATCTAAAAATAAACCATACCGTTTAATTTTAGGACTAACCTATAATAGTACAACAGGAATACCATTACCACTGCCATTTATAAGCTATTATAGACGCGTAAACGAGCAGTGGTCTTTTAATTTAGGAGTACCTAAAACAAATGTTAAATATTTTTTTAGCGAACACAGTATTTTACAAACATTTGTAGGCATCGACGGTTATTTTGCAAATATTCAAGATACTATTACTATTGAAGGTAAAGAAGTAGATAATATTTCGTTATCGGTTATTCTTGCTGGTTTGGGCTATGAGTATTGTTTTACAGACCATTTAATATGGTATGCATATTCTGGTTACACATTGAGCATGAATAATAGATTACGGGATAAAAATAGAGATGAAGTTTATAAATTAGACAACAAAAATACATTTTACTTAAGAACAGGAATTAAATTTAAAATATAA